In Ptychodera flava strain L36383 chromosome 17, AS_Pfla_20210202, whole genome shotgun sequence, one genomic interval encodes:
- the LOC139115896 gene encoding protein odd-skipped-related 2-like isoform X3, translating to MPRAFLVKQEKAGSKSPELHRTADLQKKIKTPGPPTPPLTPTSQQQYHQQLSSQLCLPSSLSYISSSLTWQPPTDHTSFYPMSTLSTWSRGYPSYPTIVPPASDIPLPGHDYPCIPSVLPTMPPPTVNKPKFDFANLAVAATQNYPEQSSYSEQPQYKPAFVPLQPTPPQGERKRGRVSTRAKKEFICKYCGRHFTKSYNLLIHERTHTDERPYTCDICHKAFRRQDHLRDHRYIHSKEKPFKCQECGKGFCQSRTLAVHKTLHMQESPHKCPTCGRTFNQRSNLKTHLLTHTDIKPYNCEHCGKVFRRNCDLRRHSLTHNERTL from the exons CCGATCTCCAAAAGAAGATAAAGACGCCAGGTCCACCTACGCCACCCCTGACGCCAACCAGTCAACAACAGTACCATCAACAGTTGTCCAGTCAACTCTGCCTTCCCAGCAGCCTTAGCTACATCTCCAGCTCCCTCACCTGGCAACCACCCACCGACCACACTTCCTTCTACCCGATGAGCACACTCAGCACGTGGAGCCGGGGCTATCCCTCATACCCGACCATCGTACCTCCGGCGTCCGACATCCCTCTACCGGGCCACGACTACCCATGCATCCCTTCAGTTTTGCCCACCATGCCCCCACCGACTGTCAACAAACCCAAGTTTGATTTCGCCAATTTGGCAGTGGCGGCCACGCAGAACTACCCAGAACAGAGCAGCTATAGCGAGCAGCCGCAGTACAAACCGGCGTTCGTGCCGCTGCAGCCGACGCCGCCACAGGGTGAACGCAAGAGGGGCAGGGTCTCCACCAGGGCAAAGAAAGAATTCATCTGCAAGTACTGTGGAAGGCACTTCACCAAATCATACAACTTGTTAATTCACGAACGAACCCACACAGACGAACGACCCTACACATGCGATATCTGTCACAAGGCTTTCAGACGGCAAGATCATCTTCGAGATCACAG ATATATCCACTCGAAGGAAAAACCATTCAAGTGTCAGGAATGCGGCAAAGGTTTCTGCCAGTCGCGCACCCTCGCCGTGCACAAGACCCTTCACATGCAAGAGTCGCCGCACAAGTGTCCGACGTGCGGCCGCACATTCAACCAACGAAGCAACCTCAAGACCCACCTCCTCACCCACACCGACATCAAGCCGTACAACTGCGAGCACTGCGGGAAGGTGTTCCGGCGCAACTGCGATCTCCGACGCCACAGCCTGACGCACAATGAAAGAACATTGTAG
- the LOC139115896 gene encoding protein odd-skipped-related 2-like isoform X2 produces MATSPMSMYYSWQVYLSACRDSNWSLWPKADLQKKIKTPGPPTPPLTPTSQQQYHQQLSSQLCLPSSLSYISSSLTWQPPTDHTSFYPMSTLSTWSRGYPSYPTIVPPASDIPLPGHDYPCIPSVLPTMPPPTVNKPKFDFANLAVAATQNYPEQSSYSEQPQYKPAFVPLQPTPPQGERKRGRVSTRAKKEFICKYCGRHFTKSYNLLIHERTHTDERPYTCDICHKAFRRQDHLRDHRYIHSKEKPFKCQECGKGFCQSRTLAVHKTLHMQESPHKCPTCGRTFNQRSNLKTHLLTHTDIKPYNCEHCGKVFRRNCDLRRHSLTHNERTL; encoded by the exons CCGATCTCCAAAAGAAGATAAAGACGCCAGGTCCACCTACGCCACCCCTGACGCCAACCAGTCAACAACAGTACCATCAACAGTTGTCCAGTCAACTCTGCCTTCCCAGCAGCCTTAGCTACATCTCCAGCTCCCTCACCTGGCAACCACCCACCGACCACACTTCCTTCTACCCGATGAGCACACTCAGCACGTGGAGCCGGGGCTATCCCTCATACCCGACCATCGTACCTCCGGCGTCCGACATCCCTCTACCGGGCCACGACTACCCATGCATCCCTTCAGTTTTGCCCACCATGCCCCCACCGACTGTCAACAAACCCAAGTTTGATTTCGCCAATTTGGCAGTGGCGGCCACGCAGAACTACCCAGAACAGAGCAGCTATAGCGAGCAGCCGCAGTACAAACCGGCGTTCGTGCCGCTGCAGCCGACGCCGCCACAGGGTGAACGCAAGAGGGGCAGGGTCTCCACCAGGGCAAAGAAAGAATTCATCTGCAAGTACTGTGGAAGGCACTTCACCAAATCATACAACTTGTTAATTCACGAACGAACCCACACAGACGAACGACCCTACACATGCGATATCTGTCACAAGGCTTTCAGACGGCAAGATCATCTTCGAGATCACAG ATATATCCACTCGAAGGAAAAACCATTCAAGTGTCAGGAATGCGGCAAAGGTTTCTGCCAGTCGCGCACCCTCGCCGTGCACAAGACCCTTCACATGCAAGAGTCGCCGCACAAGTGTCCGACGTGCGGCCGCACATTCAACCAACGAAGCAACCTCAAGACCCACCTCCTCACCCACACCGACATCAAGCCGTACAACTGCGAGCACTGCGGGAAGGTGTTCCGGCGCAACTGCGATCTCCGACGCCACAGCCTGACGCACAATGAAAGAACATTGTAG